GATCCCTCCTCCCCAGCCGCCCATGCCCATCTGCTGCAGGACCTGCGGATTCACGAGCGGATTCAGGTACGGGTTGACACCCGTGTGCTGAAGGCCGAATCCCCCGGGGATTCCTCCGCCGATGCCGGGGACCTGCTGGCCGTAACCCTGCTGCCCGAGTCCCTGGCCATAACCCTGCTGTCCGAATCCCTGGCCAAAGCCCTGCTGTCCGAATCCCTGGCCCTGGGTGAGATACGTGAGCGGATTGAGCTGCGGCGGAATGCCTCCCGTGTGTCCCAGGCCACCGGTGAGACCCTGCTGTCCCCACCCCTGCGTTTGCGGGAAGCCGAACCCCTGCGACATGAAGCCGACCTGCGGGTTGGCCGTATGGCCGAGTCCATGCACCGAGAGCCGCACCTGATTCAAGGCGTCGATGGTCTGGTTGATGCGATCGTTCAAGACCTGCAGCTTGCGAACGTCGACTTTAGCTTCCATGCGTTCCTCCTCTCCTGACTTCAATGTAGGACCCCCCTCCCGGCGCCGGACTCTCGTCCGACCCGGTTCCAAAGCAGTCTTGGCTCTCGAATTCCGTGCTGGCATGTGACGTCTCGTCGAAGCAGGTGCGCGCGCGGGTTCTCAGCCCACCGGCACCGACTTCACGTCCTGCGTGCCGCCGGCGCGCGGCAGCCGGATCTCCAGGACGCCGCTGCGCATCTGCGCCTGGAGGCGGTCCGTCGCGAGTCCCTGCGCGATCGGGATGAGCCGGCGGAACCTGCCGAAGATGTGCTCGTTGTAGCGAAGCTCGACCTGGTTGCCGTCCTGCGACCCGCGTGCCGGCCGGACTCCGGAGATGTCGAGCATGCCGCGGGTGACCGAGACGTGGACCCCGTCACGCGTCACGCCGGGAAGATCCATCGTGATCACGACCTCGCCCCTTCCTTCCCAGATGGAGATCGGGGGTTTCCACACCGCGAGCGCCGACTGTCCCGAGAAATCCATCAGGGTCTCGACCAGACGGTCGACCTGCTCCTGAATATGCTCTTCGGGGACCTTTTCCGGCGGGATCACCGCGTAGGGCTGCTGTTCCTGGATCGGAGGCGCGTCGCGACCCGTGACGGATCGGTACAGCCGTTCCACCTGTCCAATCGCGTTGTCGATGCTCTCGGTCTCGTTCATCCGTCGGCCCTCCATGGCATGCGTCGTGGACGCGTGGCTCAGCGCGAGGATTCGATATCGGGATTCCGGTGAATCAGAGCGATCCCGGCCAGGCTCGATGCGGTCATGCGGATCTGGAGCGCGAGGTCCCCCTCCGATGCCGCGGGATCCGTCGTCGATGGCGAGGATGGACCGTTCGCGCCAGCGCGCACGTCCGATTCCGGTTCCGCAACGGCCATTGCTTCGCGAATCGTTTCCATGGGGCGCTTCGCTCCGGTTGTACGTTGTCGTTCGGTACTGCTCGCTAATGTCCGTCGAGTGACGGGAGTTCCAAGTTGCAGCAAGCGCTATGCCCTCTCGCGAGCCTCGCGCAAGTCGTGCACCCGTCGTGCGAGGATTCCACGGCGCGCGGTAGGTCGTACGTTCCTGCACACGCGAAGGTAAAACGTATGTACGTTCGGGACTGTTGCGGAAGGG
This sequence is a window from Candidatus Eisenbacteria bacterium. Protein-coding genes within it:
- a CDS encoding Hsp20/alpha crystallin family protein; translation: MNETESIDNAIGQVERLYRSVTGRDAPPIQEQQPYAVIPPEKVPEEHIQEQVDRLVETLMDFSGQSALAVWKPPISIWEGRGEVVITMDLPGVTRDGVHVSVTRGMLDISGVRPARGSQDGNQVELRYNEHIFGRFRRLIPIAQGLATDRLQAQMRSGVLEIRLPRAGGTQDVKSVPVG